One region of Fragaria vesca subsp. vesca linkage group LG4, FraVesHawaii_1.0, whole genome shotgun sequence genomic DNA includes:
- the LOC101310313 gene encoding INO80 complex subunit D-like — protein MAAKNNTLPPPSSSKNDDPSTSAITPSQEDAYLSRASHLTRQELLRRRSHRLKELTKCYKDHYWGFMEHLKIQYREYYWKYGVSPFKQDNEVAAVEGGDDNNRRCASVGCKLKAMALTSFCHLHILSDSKQRLYKACTYVIKSAQAGPITCGKPILRSTTPSLCTVHFQKAQKHVTRALRKAGLNVTSSSKLAPKFHVIVAEYVRQIQSKRRAALKDNKHKVAIKEETAD, from the exons ATGGCTGCCAAGAACAACACCCTTCCTCCTCCGTCTTCCTCCAAGAACGACGACCCATCCACCTCGGCCATCACTCCTTCCCAGGAAGACGCGTACCTCTCACGCGCCTCCCACCTCACTCGCCAAGAGCTCCTCCGCCGCCGGTCGCACCGCCTCAAGGAGCTGACGAAATGCTACAAAGACCACTACTGGGGGTTCATGGAGCACCTCAAGATCCAGTACAGGGAGTACTACTGGAAGTACGGTGTCAGCCCTTTCAAACAAGACAATGAAGTTGCTGCTGTTGAAGGTGGCGATGATAATAATCGGCGGTGCGCTTCGGTTGGCTGTAAGCTCAAGGCCATGGCCTTAACCAGCTTCTGCCACCTCCACATTCTCTCCGATTCCAAGCAGAGGCTCTACAAGGCTTGCACTTATGTTATCAAGAG TGCACAGGCAGGACCTATAACATGCGGGAAGCCAATACTGAGATCCACTACTCCTTCTCTTTGTACTGTCCACTTCCAGAAGGCTCAGAAGCATGTAACCAGAGCCTTGAGGAAGGCAGGGCTTAATGTTACCTCATCTAGTAAGCTTGCTCCCAAGTTCCATGTGATAGTGGCAGAATATGTACGCCAAATTCAATCCAAACGAAGAGCCGCACTAAAGGATAATAAACATAAAGTAGCAATAAAGGAAGAAACCGCTGATTGA
- the LOC101297051 gene encoding elongator complex protein 5-like translates to MAAEWICRAVRDGALEGEHAPALTIKDTMASPLGFHVFTHFLSQQSTNISAAKSQSRGLVLVALSRSPSFYLDLLSNKGLDTASLSNKIRILDCYSDPLGWRAHHLSDDIAGISGNVKDVDALFSSVISLGTGLVGQGKDRFCVAIDSVNEMLRYASLSSVSGLISSLRCCGQISSIFWLCHADLCEERVTSALEYMSSMVASIEPLIQFANGQRSNSENLSLRDQSFTKGKLHLHCKRRNGRVRVMFEEIHIGQSGINFTSISSEGELINQGLVPKVQFSLQLSEKELKDRANVVLPFEHQGNGKPVQIYDGRKSLTDSKYEVLPVQNGNSDIDKESSKGEIIYFRDSEDEMPDSDEDPDDDLDI, encoded by the exons ATGGCGGCGGAATGGATTTGCAGAGCAGTTCGAGACGGAGCCTTGGAAGGCGAGCACGCGCCGGCTCTAACAATAAAAGACACCATGGCCTCCCCTCTCGGCTTCCACGTCTTCACCCACTTCCTCTCTCAACAGTCCACCAATATCTCCGCCGCAAAATCTCAGTCACG AGGTCTCGTCCTCGTCGCGCTTTCCCGGAGTCCCTCGTTTTACTTGGATTTGTTGAGCAACAAGGGACTTGATACTGCTTCGTTGAGCAACAA GATCCGGATTCTTGATTGTTACTCGGATCCTCTCGGATGGAGGGCCCACCATCTGTCTGATGACATAGCTGGTATTTCTGGGAATGTCAAGGATGTAGATGCTCTTTTCTCTTCGGTTATTTCACTTGGAACAG GGCTTGTAGGACAAGGGAAAGATCGCTTTTGTGTTGCAATAGACTCG GTAAATGAAATGTTAAGATATGCATCGTTGTCATCAGTTTCTGGTCTGATAAGCAGTCTTCGTTGCTGTG GCCAGATTTCAAGCATCTTTTGGTTGTGTCATGCGGATCTTTGTGAAGAAAGGGTAACTTCTGCTCTTGAATATATGTCATCTATGGTGGCCAGCATTGAGCCATTAATCCAGTTTGCAAATGGACAAAGAAGTAATTCAGAGAATCTTTCTTTACGTGATCAAAGTTTTACTAAAGGGAAACTTCATCTCCATTGCAAGCGTAGAAATGGACGTGTCCGAGTCATG TTTGAAGAAATTCACATTGGGCAGTCAGGCATCAACTTTACATCCATTTCATCTGAAGGCGAACTAATCAATCAAGGTCTTGTGCCCAAG GTGCAATTTAGTTTACAACTATCAGAGAAAGAGCTGAAGGATAGGGCTAATGTTGTTCTTCCATTTGAACACCAAG GTAATGGCAAACCTGTACAAATTTATGATGGGCGAAAATCTCTTACAGATAGCAAGTATGAGGTACTTCCCGTACAGAATGGGAATTCAGATATAGATAAGGAGTCTAGCAAAGGAGAAATAATATATTTTCGCGATTCAGAAGACGAAATGCCAGATTCTGATGAGGACCCTGATGACGATTTGGACATTTAG